Within Halococcus salifodinae DSM 8989, the genomic segment GTATTCGTCCGCACCGACACGCTCGCTGTACTGCTTCGTGGAGGCGACGTACTCGATCGGGGCGTCGACCCAGACGTAGAGCACGAGGTCCTCCTCGCCGGGGTACTCGATCCCCCAGTCGAGATCGCGGGTGATACACCAGTCCTGAAGTTCGCCCTCGATCCACTCGCGGGGCTGGTTGCGCGCGTTCGCGGTCCCGTCGAGGCGGTCGATGAACTCGCCAAGGTACTCTTGGAACTCCGAGAGTCGGAGGAACTCGTGCTCGCGGGTGCGGTACTCCGCGGGGTTCCCAGTAATAACGCTCGTAGGCTCTTCGATCTCACCCGGTTCGAGGTGGCGACCGCAGCCTTCGTCGCACTCGTCGCCGCGGGCGTGCTCGCCGCAGTACGGACACGTCCCCTCGACGTACCGATCGGGCAGGGGTTGATTCTCTTCGGGGTCCCACGCGACTTCGATTTCCTTCTCGTAGATATACCCATCCTCGTCGAGTTCGCTGACGAACCCCTGGGTGAGTTCGACGTTCGTGTCTTCGGCCGTGTGGCCGTAGTTGTCGAACTCGACGTCGAACTTCGGGAACGTCGCTTCGTACTTCTCGTGGTGGCGCAGTGCGAACTCCTCCGGCGAGACGCCCTCGCGCCACGCGTTGACCGCGACGGGCGTGCCGTGCATGTCCGATCCCGAGACGAACGCGGTCTCCTGGCCGAGTTTTTCGAGCGCGCGGGCGTAGGCGTCGCCGCCGACGTAGGTACGGAGGTGGCCGACGTGGAGATCGCCGTTGGCGTACGGCAGTCCACACGTGACCACCGCCGGGTTCTCGGTGGGGAACGACTCGTGGCTCATGGGTAGCGATACCTCGATGCGGGCCTAAAGCCCGCGGTTTTGTTGACGTGCATTGTCGGTGACTGGTGTTGGGTGTGACTGGAAGGCGAACGATCGGAGAACGCGCCGCGGTTTCTGCGCCCGCCCGTCGTCACCGCGTCAGCGGTCCGGCGAGCCGGCGGGTCCACCACGCGCTACGCATAGCGCGCAGTCGCATCACGTGGTGGACCGTCGGGAACACGCCTTCGTGTCCGAGCGCGGGACTCATAACGGTGTTCCTCACGACGAGCAGCCGACACCGACGATCTCGGATCGACGGAACTCCAGTTCACAGGGCGAAGAACGGCGAGAGCACGCCCACGGTGATGAGCAGGCGACCGATGCTCCCGGTGAAGGTGGCGGCGGCGAACTTCACGTAGTCCTCCTCCAAGACAGTGAACGCGTAGATCGAGATCGTGTCGGGAAAGAACGGGACCGAGAGCGCGAGCGCGAGCCCGATGTAGCCGTACTTCCGCGCGAGCTCGACCGTCCGGCGCTCGGACCACTCCACGACGTCGAAGCGCGATTCGCGGAGCCGGTCGATAACGGGGCCGGACTGTCGTCTCGCCTCGTGACCGAGGTGGAACGCAACCACGCTGCCGGCGGCCTTGCCGAGTCCGCTCACCAGCATGATGACTGCGAGGGCAACGTTCTCGGGCAGTCCGAATCCGAGACCGGTCGCAGCGGGAACGAGGACGATTTCGCTCGGCAACGGCAGCACGACCGCGATCAGAAACGAGTACGCCGCGATGAGCAACAGTCCGATGGGGCCCGTCGCGGTCTCGACCGCTTCCTCTAGCCCGCCGAACTGCAGCGGCACGATCGTCCCGGCCGCAGAATCCGTGAGAAGCAGCCACTCCGCGGCCAGGGGGAATGACACGAGCGGGAATCCACACTCGCGCGTCCTAAGTGTGGTGTTATTCGACGCGATCGAGATCGGTCACGAACCGCTCGAGCGTCCCGCGAGTGACGTGGGGCATACAGACCACCCGGAGGTCGCCCGTCGCCGTGCGCGCGATCCGCCAGCCGCCCTCACGGAGCGCGTCGAACTCGCTCTCGGGGAGGGTGGCGGCGATCAGGGGGAGTTCCGGCTCGACGACTTCGTAGCCCCGTTCGTCGAGCGCGGCGGCGAGCCAGTCGGCGTTCGCCTGGCAGCGCTCGGCCTGCTCGCGGTAGCCGTCGGGCCAGAGTTCGTCCATCGCGGCGGCCGCGCTCGCGACGCCAGCCCCGCTCCGGGTCCCGGTGAGGCTGGCCTGGGAGGCCGATTCGAGGTACGGCGTGTCGATCGCGAGGACATCGAGTAGATCGGGAGAGCGCGCGAGCAGTCCGCCGGCAGGCACGGCCGCACGGCCGAGCTTGTGGGGGTCGATCGTCAGCGTGTCGACAGCGGCATGGTCGAAGTGCCAGTCGTGATCCGTGAACGGGAGCTGGAACCCACCCCATGCGGCATCGACGTGACACAGCGCGTCCGTCTCGTCCGCGAGATCGGCGATAGCAGGAATGGGATCGACGCGCCCGTATTCGGTCGAGCCGGCGACGCCGACCACCGCGACCGTATCGCTGTCGACGAGTTCGCCCATCACCTCGGGGTCGGCCCGGTAGTCGTCAGCGAGCGGTGCGGTCCGGAGTTCGAGACCGAGCACGGCGGCGGCCTTCTGAAAACTGAAATGGACGCTCGCGGGCGCGACGACGTTCGCCCGACCGTCGGCCGCCCCGCTCGTCGCGCGATCACGCGCGATCCGCATCGCCTGGAGGTTCGCCTCGGTGCCACCGCTGGTGATGTATCCTGCCGCATCCGGATGACCGGCGATCTCGTCGAGGGTCGCTACGGCCTCGCGTTCGAGGTCGGCGACGGTCTCGTAGGTGGCGGGGTCGCCGGGGTTCGTCGCGAGGAACTCCTCGGCGGCCGCGCGGGCCGCGGGATGGGGTTCCGTACACATCGAGGAGAGGACACGGGAGAACTCCTGCGGGGTGGCCCGCTGCATAGCCATGGCTGGAGCGTGGCAGGTTTAGCCGTTGTGTCTTCGATACCTCACCAAGCGACCGAAAACCGCCCGGGACCGATCGAACCGCCAGCTCAGCGAACGGTGTCGAGAATGAGTTTCTGTTCGACCCGCTTGACCTCGTGCTGGACGTCACGGACGGCGTCGATGTTCGCCGAAATCGAGGAGACACCCTCGTTGACGAGGAAATCGACCATTTCGGGTTTCGAGCCGGCCTGGCCACAGATACTCGTCTCGACGTCGTTCTCACGACACGTTTCGATCGTCTCGGCGATGAGTTCGAGCACCGCGGGGTGGAGCTCGTCGAACCGGTCGGCGACCTGGCCGTTGTTCCGGTCGACCGCGAGGGTGTACTGGGTGAGGTCGTTGGTGCCGAAGGAGGCGAAGTCGATCCCGGCCTCCGCCATCTCCTCGACACACAGCGCGCTCGCGGGCGTCTCGATCATGACGCCCCATGACCGCTTGTCGATATCGATGTTCGCTTCTTCAAGCAGATCGCGCGCCGCCCGGACGTCCTCGACGTCGTTCACGAGCGGGAACATGATCTCGACGTTGTCGTAGCCCATCTCGTACAGCCGGCGGAACGCTTCGAGCTCGTGGACGAACACGTCGGGTGTGTCGAGGCTCCGGCGGATGCCCCGATACCCCAACATGGGGTTGTGCTCGTCGGGCTCGTCGCCGCCGCCCTGGAGCTGGCGGAACTCGTCGGTCGGTGCGTCGAGCGTGCGCACCCGCACCGGCCGGGGGTAGAACTCGTCGGCCGACCGCCGGACGCCCTCGACGATCTCGTCGATATAGGCGTCCTCGCCGTGGTCCGCGATGTACTTCTCGGGGGTCTTGTTCGTCG encodes:
- a CDS encoding YqaA family protein, which codes for MLLTDSAAGTIVPLQFGGLEEAVETATGPIGLLLIAAYSFLIAVVLPLPSEIVLVPAATGLGFGLPENVALAVIMLVSGLGKAAGSVVAFHLGHEARRQSGPVIDRLRESRFDVVEWSERRTVELARKYGYIGLALALSVPFFPDTISIYAFTVLEEDYVKFAAATFTGSIGRLLITVGVLSPFFAL
- the mfnA gene encoding tyrosine decarboxylase MfnA codes for the protein MQRATPQEFSRVLSSMCTEPHPAARAAAEEFLATNPGDPATYETVADLEREAVATLDEIAGHPDAAGYITSGGTEANLQAMRIARDRATSGAADGRANVVAPASVHFSFQKAAAVLGLELRTAPLADDYRADPEVMGELVDSDTVAVVGVAGSTEYGRVDPIPAIADLADETDALCHVDAAWGGFQLPFTDHDWHFDHAAVDTLTIDPHKLGRAAVPAGGLLARSPDLLDVLAIDTPYLESASQASLTGTRSGAGVASAAAAMDELWPDGYREQAERCQANADWLAAALDERGYEVVEPELPLIAATLPESEFDALREGGWRIARTATGDLRVVCMPHVTRGTLERFVTDLDRVE